GGATTTCGTCCGCGTTCTGCAGCAAGTCATTCGGGATATCGGGAAAATCCGGATTACCCGGCACGGGCTTCCCCGCGAAGATCGGCAGCGCAAACACGAAACCCGCAAGCAAGACGGCGAAAACACGGACACGGCATGGACGGCGGGAATTGGACGGTGACATAAAAAGAAGCAGGTTGGAAAACACGCGACAGTTGGAATACCGGGATGGAAGCAGCGACGGGGCCACATGTTCACATGCGCATGTGATTTTTCAATGAGAATTTTTGAGTTTGCCCCGCTTTTCACTGGAAAAGCACCGGACGCATGCGGATTAGCAGGAATTTTATCTGAAGCCAAAACGCAAACCGGACTTGCAATCGGCCAACTTATAACCAAATGGTTACTTTATCATGATTGCATCCCCCAATGTGACCAAGGCCGCCGTGAACCTTCCTCCGCCGCCTTGCACCGCCGGCACGGCGGACGATTTTCTCTCCGAACCGGCGCCCGCCACCATCGAGGCCGTGGCCGCGATGCCCCGGGGCCCGGTCGCGATTCTCGGCGCAGGCGGGAAAATGGGCCTGCATCTCAGCCTCATGCTGAAGAAAGCAGCCGTCGCCGCCGGGCAGCCCGAACGCCGCGTCATCGCCATTTCCCGTTTTGCGTCCTTGCGCGATCGCGGCGGCTTTGAGGCTGCCGGCATCACCACCATTCCTTGCGACCTTTCCGTGCCGGTCAATGTCGCCGCGCTTCCCGATGCATCCGTCGTGTTTTTTCTGGCCGGTGTCAAATTCGGCACCGCCTCCTCGCCCCTTCTTCTGGAGCAGATGAATGTCACCGTCCCCAAGCTTGTCGCCGCCCGTTACAAAGATTCCCGCATGGTCGTCTTCTCCACCGGTTGCGTCTATCCTTTCGCCCCGGTCAATACCCGTGGTTGCACGGAATCCACGCCTCCCGCCCCGGTCGGTGATTATGCCCAATCCTGCCTTCGCCGCGAACAAATCTTTGCCGCCGCCTCCGCCGCCCATGGCACATCCGTCGTCCTCATTCGCCTCAACTATGCCGTCGAGTTTCGTTATGGCGTGCTCGTGGACATCGCGACGAAAGTCCGCGACGGTCTGCCGGTGGACGTCACCATGGGTCACGTCAATATCATCTGGCAACCCGATGCGCTCAATCACATCATTCGTGCCGCCTCCATTGCGGCGAGCCCCGCCGTGCCGCTCAACATCACCGGTTCCGGTGTCCATCGCGTCCGGGATATCGCCGCGGATTTTGGTGCGTTTTTGGGCGCCGCTCCGGTCATCACCGGTGACGAAGCGACCACCGCGTGGCTCAACGACGCTTCGCATTCCCATCGGCTTTTCGGCCTTCCGCCGACATCGCCCGGCACCATGCGCCAATGGATCGCAAGCTGGCTCGCCTCCGGGGGCCACACATGGGGCAAACCCACCGGCTTTGAAAAACGCGATGGCAAATTCTGATCCCCGCCGCCCCTCCATATAACCAACGCCAGACTTATATAAATGCACAGTATCCCCTCCATCCGAAACCATCTGCTCGCCGGCCAGGTCATTCCTGCTTTGCCCCTTGCGCTCGACCGCCGCCGTCGCTGGTCCGAACTCCGCCAACGTGCCGTCTTGCGCTATTACCTGGATGCCGGCGCGGGAGGCGTCGCTGTCGGCGTGCATTCCACACAGTTCGAAATCCGCGAAAAAAAGCACGGTCTCTTTGGGCCCCTGCTCGCCTTCGCCGCTGAAACCATCACCAGCTGGCTCGACTCTCGTCCGCGTCCGTTTCTTCGGATTGCCGGTGTCTGTGGCCGCACCTCCCAAGCCGTGACTGAGGCGGAAATCGCGGCGGGACTCGGCTACCATGCCGCGCTCCTCAGCGTCGCCGCCTTTAAAAACGAAAACGAGCGCGTCATCATACGCCATTGCGAACGGGTCGCCCGCACGATTCCCGTCATCGGGTTTTATCTCCAGACGGCGGTGGGTGGACGCATGCTCAGTTATCGCTTTTGGAGAGCCTTTGCCGACATCCCAAACGTCGTTGCCGTGAAAATGGCTCCCTTCAACCGCTATCAGACACATGATGTCATCCGCGCCGTCATCGACTCCGGCCGCGAGGACATCGCGCTCTACACCGGCAACGACGACAATATCATTGTCGATCTGCTCACACCCTTTGCCCACGCGGGCAAAACCAGGTATGTCGTCGGCGGGCTTCTCGGCCAATGGGGCGTGTGGACCGAGCGCGCGACGGATATCCTGGCCGGCATCAAAAAAGCCAGGAACAGGCAAAAAATTTCCGCCGACTGGCTTGCGCGCGCCGCCGCGCTCACCGATGCCAATGGCGCCATTTTCGATGTCGCCAACGGCTTTGCCGGTTGTATTCCCGGCATCCACGAAATTCTCCGCCGCCAGGGAATTTTTGAAACCACCGCCTGCCTCAATCCGCACGAAAAGCTCTCGCCCGGGCAGGCTGCCGAACTCGATCGTGTCATTCGCGCCTACCCGTGGCTCACCGACGATACCTTCGTTCAAGAAAACCGCCATCGCTGGCTTAAATAAACCAGGCGCGGGATGGCACTCCCGCGCATCCCGCATATACGTTCCGCCGACCCGATTCCATCATGCCATTTTCCGCTTTTGATATCATCGGTCCGGTGATGGTGGGCCCCTCCAGCTCGCACACGGCGGGCGCGGCGCGGCTTGGGCTCATGGCGCGTCGTTTGCTCGGCGAGGTTCCGCGCGCCGCCGCGATCACGCTTCACGGATCTTTTGCGGCCACCGGCCACGGCCACGCCACCGACCGCGCCCTTCTTGCCGGCCTGCTCGGCCTCGCTCCGGATGACGCCTCCCTGCCGCGCTCGCGCGAACTCGCCGCCGCCGCCGGCCTCGCCTTTGCCTTCGCCGCCGAGGATATGGGCGAGTCCGTTCACCCCAACACCGCACGCATTCAACTAACCTCCTCCGAGGCCGGAGCGGCCGATGCCCCGGATTCCCTCACGATGACCGGCTCCTCGCTCGGAGGCGGCGTCATTGAGATATCGAGCATAGACGGCTACGCCACGTCCTTTCGCGGCGACCTCGACACACTTGTTTGCTGGCACGAAGACCGGAGGGGTTTTCTCGCCCACATCACGGCCATCGTTGCCTGTGTCGAGGTCAACATTGCCGCGCTCCGAACCACGCGCACCGGGCGGGGCACGCATGCGCTCACTGTCATCGAAACCGATGGTCCGCTTCCCTCCGCCGCGCTCAATCTCTTCGCGCATATCCCCTGGCTCGCCCGCCTCCGCGCCCTGCCTCCGCTCCCGTGAACAGCTCCCGCTCATCCGCCACTGACGACACCAATGCGCCCGCCGGTTCATGGGACTGGGACTGCGCAAAAACGCTCGTCGCTCTCTGCGCGGCCCGCCACTGCGCCATCGCCGACGCCGCCTTGCAACGCGAAGCCGCCGAATCCGGGCAACCCGCCTCCGCGCTGCTTGCCCGCATGGAAGACCGCTACCGCATCATGCGCGATGCCATCCGCCAGGGACTGGCCATCAACACGCGCTCCACCAGCGGACTTTCCGGCGGCGATGCCGCGCGCTTGCAGGCCTATTCGCAAACTGCCGCCCCGCTGCTCGGCCCGCACCTCGCCCGGACAATGGCCTATGGCTTCGCCGTGCTCGAAATCAACGCGCAGTTCGGCCGCATCGTGGCAACGCCCACCGCCGGCTCCTCCGGCATCGTGCCCGCCTGTCTTTTGATGCTGGAAGAAACGCGCGGACTCTCAGAGCAGCAGGCGGCCCGCGCCCTGTTCACCGCGGCGGGCATCGGTCTGGTCATCGGACGCCGCGCGCCTTTTTCCGGGGCGCAAGGCGGATGCCAGGCGGAGGTCGGCAGCGCTTCCGCGATGGCCGCCGCCGCCATTGTGGAAGCGGAGGGAGGCACTCCCCAACAAGCGGCGGATGCCGCCGCCTTCGCGCTCATGAATACCCTCGGCATGGTCTGCGACCCGATCGGCGGATATGTTGAGATCCCCTGCGTGAGTCGCAACGGCATGTTTGCCGTCCATTCCTTCCTTGCGGCGACGATGGCGCTTGCCGGCATCCGCGGCATGGTTCCCCTGGACGACGTTGTGACTGCCATGCGCGACATCGGCCGCCGGATGCCCCGCGCGCTCAAGGAAACGTCGCAGGCCGGCCTCGCCACGACCCCGACGGGCCTCCTGCATCGGCCGCAACCCATCCGGAACCCCGCCGAGAATATCAAATAGGCATGTGAAACATGAAAAGTTTTATCATGTTTCATATTGACAAAATAATTCCAATACGCATTTGTTTTTTTCGTTAAATTTCCCCGTCCCCACTCCCCTTGGCACACTTTCTGCAAAATTATGCCCCGTGAATGCGCATTTTGACGGCCCGGCACCGGCCAGTGATTCCAGTGCCCCGGTCACACGTTTCCCACCAATCCACCAACCCGATCGCTTGTTCCATCCTATGACAACAACTGTTCTCCCTGTCTCCAGCCGCGACCGCTGCCACCATGCGCGGGCGTGGGCTCAGCTCGTGCTTCCCTGCCTGGCGCTGCTTGCGGCCGCGCCGGGCTCCGGGCAAACCGTGTCTCCTCCGGGAAATGAAATTGCCGGCGAAGAGCCGGTCATCATGTCGCCGTTCGAAGTGGTTTCCGAGCAGGACAAAGGCTACATGGCCAGCTCGGCCCAATCGGGCACGCGCCTGCGCACGGATCTCCGCGATATCGCCTCCTCGATTTCGGTGATCACGAAGGATTTTATGAACGACGTCGGCGCCACCGGCCTTGAGGGACTGCTCATCTACACGCTGGGCACCGAGGTCAACGGACTGGGCGGCAATTTTTCCGACGCCGGCACGATCGACAATCCCAACGGGGCGGAGACGGACTACGACGCGGCGTTTGCCTCGGCGACACCGAGCACGCGTGTCCGCGGGCTGACCTCGGCGGATCTCTCCCGCGACTTCTTCGTCAGCCGGCTGCCGGTTGACAGTTATAATATCGAGCGGATGGAAATCAGCCGCGGCCCGAACGCGATGCTCTTCGGCCTGGGCAGCCCCTCCGGCATCATCAACTCCTCGCTGATTTCCGCGCGACTGAACGGCAACCGCACGTCGTTGGGGTTTCGTTTCGATCAATACGGCTCGTTGCGCGCGGAACTGGACCACAACCAAGTGTTGATTCGCAACAAGCTCGCGCTGCGGGCCTCCACCGTCTTTGAGGACTCGAATTACAAGGTCGAGGAAGCCTGGCGCGAAAACAAGCGGCTGTTCCTTACCGCCATCTACCGTCCGTTCAGGAACACCACCTTGAAAGCAGGCGTCGAGTTTGGTGATGTCGATTCCAACATGCCCGAGCTTCGCCCGCCCTTCGATGCCTACACCCAGTGGTGGGCGATGGGCAGGCCAGCCTGGAATCCCAGCACCAATACCGGCGTGCTGCTCGGCACGCCCGCGTCCGGCTGGCCCGCCACGGTCTTTAATGCCAATGGCAGCGCTGCGAACACCGGGGGTGTCGGCTACGACGGCGCAGGCTCGCCAAATTCCGGCAATCTCTTCGGCGGGCAGATCGGCGCCATGGGCAATGGCTCGCGCCAGATGGTGATCGTTTACAACGACCCCAACAGCCCGGTGCCCTCCCTCGGGCTCCCCGGTTCCGGCGTGGTCGGTTTCCGCAATGGCAATTACAACGCGAACAAACCAAACGCGAACGCCACCT
This genomic stretch from Termitidicoccus mucosus harbors:
- a CDS encoding NAD(P)-dependent oxidoreductase; amino-acid sequence: MIASPNVTKAAVNLPPPPCTAGTADDFLSEPAPATIEAVAAMPRGPVAILGAGGKMGLHLSLMLKKAAVAAGQPERRVIAISRFASLRDRGGFEAAGITTIPCDLSVPVNVAALPDASVVFFLAGVKFGTASSPLLLEQMNVTVPKLVAARYKDSRMVVFSTGCVYPFAPVNTRGCTESTPPAPVGDYAQSCLRREQIFAAASAAHGTSVVLIRLNYAVEFRYGVLVDIATKVRDGLPVDVTMGHVNIIWQPDALNHIIRAASIAASPAVPLNITGSGVHRVRDIAADFGAFLGAAPVITGDEATTAWLNDASHSHRLFGLPPTSPGTMRQWIASWLASGGHTWGKPTGFEKRDGKF
- a CDS encoding dihydrodipicolinate synthase family protein, translating into MHSIPSIRNHLLAGQVIPALPLALDRRRRWSELRQRAVLRYYLDAGAGGVAVGVHSTQFEIREKKHGLFGPLLAFAAETITSWLDSRPRPFLRIAGVCGRTSQAVTEAEIAAGLGYHAALLSVAAFKNENERVIIRHCERVARTIPVIGFYLQTAVGGRMLSYRFWRAFADIPNVVAVKMAPFNRYQTHDVIRAVIDSGREDIALYTGNDDNIIVDLLTPFAHAGKTRYVVGGLLGQWGVWTERATDILAGIKKARNRQKISADWLARAAALTDANGAIFDVANGFAGCIPGIHEILRRQGIFETTACLNPHEKLSPGQAAELDRVIRAYPWLTDDTFVQENRHRWLK
- the sdaAB gene encoding L-serine ammonia-lyase, iron-sulfur-dependent subunit beta → MPFSAFDIIGPVMVGPSSSHTAGAARLGLMARRLLGEVPRAAAITLHGSFAATGHGHATDRALLAGLLGLAPDDASLPRSRELAAAAGLAFAFAAEDMGESVHPNTARIQLTSSEAGAADAPDSLTMTGSSLGGGVIEISSIDGYATSFRGDLDTLVCWHEDRRGFLAHITAIVACVEVNIAALRTTRTGRGTHALTVIETDGPLPSAALNLFAHIPWLARLRALPPLP
- the sdaAA gene encoding L-serine ammonia-lyase, iron-sulfur-dependent, subunit alpha, which produces MNSSRSSATDDTNAPAGSWDWDCAKTLVALCAARHCAIADAALQREAAESGQPASALLARMEDRYRIMRDAIRQGLAINTRSTSGLSGGDAARLQAYSQTAAPLLGPHLARTMAYGFAVLEINAQFGRIVATPTAGSSGIVPACLLMLEETRGLSEQQAARALFTAAGIGLVIGRRAPFSGAQGGCQAEVGSASAMAAAAIVEAEGGTPQQAADAAAFALMNTLGMVCDPIGGYVEIPCVSRNGMFAVHSFLAATMALAGIRGMVPLDDVVTAMRDIGRRMPRALKETSQAGLATTPTGLLHRPQPIRNPAENIK